A region of the Gopherus flavomarginatus isolate rGopFla2 chromosome 3, rGopFla2.mat.asm, whole genome shotgun sequence genome:
AGAGTGAATATTAACTGATATCCTTCCACTTCCGCATATTTTGGTATTCTGGACACTTCTGTAATTAGCAGGAGattgcaaactgcagggaagggtTGTATTTTGTTAACATGAGTGTCAGTTCTATGCACTGCTTTTCGGTTGTCGTACCGGAGAGGTAAAGGAAGAATTGGAATTGTATAACctgatatatttttaatttaattaattaattaaataaaagcatAACTGTTTTCCGATGAGGTAGTAAAGACTGCAGCATACGTGGGAATTAGTATACAAAGATAAACACATTTAATGACAACTTGATAAATACATCGTTATAGAGAAAAGTGTTGCCTGTAAATAAATGAAAGCTGAAGATGGCtctaaattaaaaacataaatgTAGTGATATCTTTTCGGCCCGCCTCGGGGACTGATGGGTTTAAATAATTTTGATCAATCAATATAGCGCCAAACAAAGTTTCCTTAGTTGTTTCACCAGTGTTCTCTTTATTTCATGGATATATTAGAATACCATACTTACCATATGAAGTGGTGATAAGTGTTTAGCATTTGGAGATCAGTTGTCAGTTGctattaaaatcaaaattaattcaTATTAACGATATGCATTCTCAATTCTCCCATGTGACAGCCTACATTAAAACAACTATTTCAAGTAATTAAACTGAAAGCAGGGAGGTTaaatttatgtttttaaaagattGTTAGGATCAAAGTTCAGTTAAGCGTGTTGAATTAAAGTCCTTGCTCTGGTAATGTTGGATTACTTCTTACTTTAAATCTAAGCATTTTGGGAAATAAGATATTTGCCCTTGATTTTGTTTCCCTCTTAACACTCAGAGCAAAACCAAAATAAGATGTAATATGTGATTATTGTTTGGGAGTTTGAAGCTGTAACTCAAGGATGGCGAAATCAAATGTAAATAGACGTTTTTGCCACCTATTTCCCGTCACTGGCGTTCAGTTCTTTCTTGTAAACTTTACACACTGTACAATGAAAGTACAAAAATATTATCTATGGATTTTATTAGGCATTTGAGATGCTCAATAGTTTCGACTAATTAGACAAACCGAAAGCCTTTTGAAGATTAAGCAAATTGGGCAACCCTTGTTAATTAGAACATAATTTAAAGTTTGAAATTATATCACTTATGAAGTAGCCTAATTAGTATGACGATATGTTAATAGCCTGCTGAGACACTAAGCACTGAGGTTTGGCATGAACTCCTTAAAGGCTTGCAAGAAAATTCTCCTTCCTATGTTGTCATTAATAAAAGATTTCTATAGACTTCAGCCTTTCAACGGTGACATACAATTTATAGTACACACAATGCATTAGCCCATAGTGCTGCTCAATTTTTTTACTATTATGAAAACTAATAAATTCGTCAAGCTGAATTAAGCATACAAATCAGATGAGGCATAACAGATTACATATTGAAGCGCTGTGTCTCCCGAGCCTAAATGAAATTTCAATCTAATAATTCCTTCCTGGCCCGGCTATAATTTGTTTAGAGATGTTGTTCTACTTCTTTCCAAGCGCTATTCGCGCCATAATTAAATGATACTCAAGCTTTTAACTTTGATTTATTTCATTTCTCTGAGCTGGCGACAGTGAGAGCTGATACAGTGTAATTTTTTTGATTTCCTTTAAAATTACCAAGTCTACTGTTTAGGTGAGAAATTAAACACCTAAGCACTTATTTGAATCTCCTGGTGCAAACAAAAATGCATTGAAATAAACCCGTCCACAATAAATAAAAgggactttttatttattttaaaagggagGTAAACATGAAGTTGGCAGTACAGATGAGTAGGTGGGTGGTTTTTAATCCCAAAGCCCAGTTTGATACAATGGGAAGTACCCAGTGTCTCCTGGTGGTATCTGGAGGAGTCGGGCAGCAGAGGGAAAGTGCAGACGGAGGGATGAGATGCTCCTCACTGCTTGTTTTGGaaatgtagggccagatcctgctcgaATGTGATATCAGTCCTAAAAGTCCTGGTGTCTCCagagggagcagcatggggcccttATGGAGCCTCATGATAAAGGGCTGCAACAACATATGGGAAAGCAGGGCGGGAACTCCCGCACCAGCTCGCCACATGCTCTATCCGCTTCGGCTCCTGCACCCGCTCcctccaataccagctccagcacCTGCTACCTCCAACACCACCATCCCCAGCTCTTCAGTGCTCCCCCATGCTCTGGcaccagctccctcctgcaccggCTTCCTCCAACACCAGACTCCCATGCACCAGCTCCCTGATTCTCTGGAACCAGCTCCAGCACCTCtccctccaaccccagctcccccccaacaCCGGTTCCTGCATCCTCTCAGGCGCCCAGCGGGCTCGGCTAAAGCTAAAGAGACGGTCGAAGTGCTGCAGACAAAGGTCTGAGGAGCGcggcgggggaggaggcagcacctTGTTTGCAGGGAATAAAAGTGCGTCCGCTTCAGAGAGAAGCGGCTGGGCACAAAGTGCTGCCAAAGTGCCTGCGTGACTGGATAAAAATAGGAACAAGCGGCGGTGGAAATGAAGATAAGTGGAGCTTGTGCCAGCCtgtctgggtgggggtgggggtgtcctcCTACTGCATCTGCGCACTGCAGGCTCTCTGGGCACCCCTCCCTCCAACATTGTGGCTAATGAAGAAGAATAATTGGAACGGAAAGGTTTTCAGATGGATCCACACCAGAGAGGGGAACACTCCCTACACACATTCCACACCCACAACAAGTATCCTCACCCACACCAGATATCCTCACCCACACTTCCTCCACCTATAGCAGGTACcctcacacacagcccccccccacatcAGGTACCCCCACCTATAGCAGGTACcctcacacacagccccccccacaTCAGGTACCCCCACCTATAACAGGTAACCatcacacacagcccccccccacatcAGGTACCCCCACCTATAACAGGTAACCatcacacacagccccccccacaTCAGGTACCCCCACCTATAACAGGTAACCATCACACACAGCTCCCCCACATCAGGTACCCCCACCTATAACAGGTAACCatcacacacagcccccccccacatcaggtaccccacacacagcccccccacatcaGGTACCCCCACCTATAACAGGTAACCatcacacacagccccccacaTCAGGTACCCCCACCTATAACAGGTAACCatcacacacagcccccccacatcaGGTACCCCCACCTATAACAGGTAACCatcacacacagcccccccacatcaGGTACCCCCACCTATAACAGGTAACCatcacacacagcccccccacatcaGGTACCCCCACCTATAGCAGGTACCCTCACACACAGATCCTCCCTCACATCAGGTatcctccccacagctcccccacctATAGCAGGTACCCCCACAGCCCTTCCATCCACAACAAGTATCCCATCACacagctttccccccccccacatcaggTACCCTCCACACAGCTCCCCCCCACATCAGGTACCCCCACACACTTCCCCCACCTATAGCAGGTAACCatcacacacagcccccccatcaggtaccccacacacagccccccccacaTCAGGTACCctccacacagccccccccacaTCAGGTACCctccacacagccccccccaacATCAGGTATTCCCCCCCAACACCTTCCCCCACCTATAGCAGGTACCCCCACAGCCCTTCCATCCACCCACAAGTATTCCCACACACAGCGCCCCCCCATAGCCAGATCCCCTATATCAGGAATCTCCACCTAGCTTCCCCCCTACAGAAGGTACCCCAACACCCCACAGCTCTTCCCTCACACACTCACCCGCCCCATGTACACGAATACACACTCCGTACATACATCCCATTCAGAcgctacacacaaacacacactgtcTGTGCAGACACTCCATTCACCCCCCCACACTCTGTACTTACCCATGCTCAGATACAGCCCCCCCGCCTCACACCCAGATACTCTCGCGCGCCATATACACATCCCACAAACGCACACGCCATATACACGCCCCTACGCGCGCTGTCCCTCCATCCTTACCCGCCCCCCCCATACCTTTTCGctcaccctcccctccccgctccccgGATTACCAACCTCCCCCCACCACTTAAATATTTCCCCCCACATACTCGCAGGACGCATGCGTCCACCTCGCCCCGGTCTCGCCTCCGTCCAATGGGCGAAGCGCGGCGagaaacagagggagagagaaagcctCCCAGCCCAGTTCCAGTGATGTCTCTTCCGCACAAGGCACCTGCCGGGCCAAGGTGCGCGGCAGCCGGAGCAGAGGCAGCACCCGAACAATAGGGCGCCGGACTCCCGCCTCCTCCAGCCGCGCGGGGAAGGGGGCTCGGAGCTGGGCGAGGGCCAGGCGCAGACTAGGGAGGAGAGAGGGACACGCTCCGCTTGGGGCTCGGCGGCCCGGAGAAGGGGCCGAGccggggggctgcagcagggagtttCCCGCGGGGTGGGCTGGCGGGAGGGCAGGCAAGGGGGACTCCCGGGGAGCGGAGCCGGGAGCGAGCCAGGCAGGCGGGGACCCGGCGCCcgggcgggaagcggagcagggAGTTAGGCAGGGGCAGGGCGGAGCAGCCAGGCGGCTGGAGGGGCAGTCTGCGGACCGGCTGCAGCCGGAGAGGAGGCGGCGGAGGCTGCAccgggggctgagggaggagagCGAGAAAAGCCCCTCGCGTCCCCGCGCCACCTTCCATCTCGGGGCGGCTGCAGCGGCAGCCTCAACTTCCTGCCTCCACCCTAGTCTCCGCTGTGGGCTGGGCGGGCCCCCCACAGCCGGcgaggatgatgatgatgtctcTGAACAGCAAGCAGCCCTTCAGCATGCCCCACGGCAGCGGCAGCCTGCACGAGCCCAAGTACTCGGCGCTGCACACCGCCTCCCCCTGCACCTCCGCCGCCGCCGCCCCCTCGGCCAGCTcccccagcagcaccagcagcggGGCCGGCAGGagcagcaccagcaccagcagcagctcGGAGGCGATGAGGCGAGcctgcctcccaacccccccggTAGGCACGTCCTGCAGCAGCCCTGCTTTAAGGCACATGCCCACGGCCCCCTTGATCTGCACGCTGTTTCTTTCATGTCTGTCCAGCAAATCACCCAGCACCCCCCGGCTCTCTCCGGCCTTTTGCATGCAGCGGCGCTTGCCTTTCATATTCATTTTTATGGCCTGGGATGTTGCATGTGCCTTGTGTTGTGCGTgtgtctctctcgctctctcttttgCCATGCTGGGGATGTGTTAATGGCCCAGAGGCGTGCGGATGCGGAGGGAGGGCGATCCCCTGTTGACAGTAATGTGTGCCTTCTATTTGCAATTGCAGAGCAATATATTCGGCGGTCTGGATGAGAGTTTGCTGGCCCGCGCTGAAGCCCTGGCGGCGGTGGATATAGTTTCCCAGACCAAGAGCCACCATCATCACCCGCCTCATCACAGCCCCTTCAAGCCGGACGCTACTTACCACACCATGAACACCATCCCTTGCacctctgctgcctcctcctcgtcGGTGCCCATTTCCCACCCGTCGGCCCTGTCCGgcactcaccaccaccaccaccatcaccaccaccaccaccaccagcctcaCCAGGCTTTGGAAGGGGAGCTTTTAGACCACATTACTCCAGGGCTGGCGCTGGGGGCCATGACCGGACCCGACGGCTCGGTGGTCTCCACGCCAGCCCATGCGCCTCACATGGCCAGTATGAACCCTATGCACCAGGCAGCTCTAAGCATGGCCCATGCCCACGGGCTGCCTTCTCACATGGGATGCATGAGCGATGTGGACGCAGATCCCCGGGATTTAGAAGCTTTTGCAGAGAGGTTCAAGCAGAGGAGGATCAAGCTCGGAGTAACCCAGGCAGATGTGGGATCTGCCCTGGCCAACCTGAAGATCCCAGGGGTAGGCTCACTGAGCCAAAGCACCATCTGCAGGTTTGAGTCCCTTACCTTGTCCCACAATAACATGATCGCCCTCAAACCCATCTTGCAAGCCTGGCTAGAAGAAGCAGAGAAATCTCACCGGGAGAAGCTCACCAAACCAGAGCTCTTCAACGGagcagagaagaagagaaagcgcACCTCTATCGCTGCACCTGAGAAGAggtccttggaagcctattttgCCATCCAGCCACGTCCTTCCTCGGAAAAAATAGCAGCCATCGCAGAGAAACTGGACCTCAAGAAGAACGTGGTCCGGGTCTGGTTCTGTAATCAGAGACAGAAACAGAAACGAATGAAATATTCCGCTGGGATTTAGTCTGTgggagcttttttttaaaaaaaaaaaaatcggcaACAAGACACACTTTGATATTTCTCTACAGTGAGATAGAGAGACaaacacagagacagacagaaagaccgacagagaaagagaaacacacagagactgtcaaacaagaaGTAAATTGTCAAATTTAGGAAAGTTCCCCTTGGAGAGAACCGCTGCTTGTTTAGAATGATAGTATAAAACAGAGACTAACTTTTTGAAGGCAGATAAGAAATTCTTTTTAAAGGACCGAAGACGTATCAAGtaagatttgtttttattattaaagacATCACCCGTGTTCAAATTTAAAAGTACACTTTGCAActatttttcagaaaataaattGACTCGAAACTGAAACTTTAATCTAGAGTTGAGGCTTATACCGCGAGAGAGACATCTCAAaagtattttgatttaaaaaaaaaagatggcagGTTTTTCTGCATTTACACTGcgtattataaatatatatatatatatttttactgtGGTTATTAGCCTTTCCTTCGCTGACGTTATTATGCTTAGGAAAAGAACTGATCCTGCTGTGTTCACTGATCTTTAAAAGCTATTATTAGATTACTGCCAAACAACCCCTTGTAAATTATTAATTTTATCTCTCCAGCAACTTCATTTTGTGCTCATTCTAATTAATTACACCTCTTTAATCTAAGTctttataaaagtaaaaaaaaaggtATGGATAGTGCAAATCAAATACTTTGTGTTGGTAGAATTTATTATCTTAACCGTTTTCCTTCTTATAAAAATATCCCTTTTGGCCATCTGTAAATTGTCGCTTGAAACTAGAATATTTCTCT
Encoded here:
- the POU4F2 gene encoding POU domain, class 4, transcription factor 2, yielding MMMMSLNSKQPFSMPHGSGSLHEPKYSALHTASPCTSAAAAPSASSPSSTSSGAGRSSTSTSSSSEAMRRACLPTPPSNIFGGLDESLLARAEALAAVDIVSQTKSHHHHPPHHSPFKPDATYHTMNTIPCTSAASSSSVPISHPSALSGTHHHHHHHHHHHHQPHQALEGELLDHITPGLALGAMTGPDGSVVSTPAHAPHMASMNPMHQAALSMAHAHGLPSHMGCMSDVDADPRDLEAFAERFKQRRIKLGVTQADVGSALANLKIPGVGSLSQSTICRFESLTLSHNNMIALKPILQAWLEEAEKSHREKLTKPELFNGAEKKRKRTSIAAPEKRSLEAYFAIQPRPSSEKIAAIAEKLDLKKNVVRVWFCNQRQKQKRMKYSAGI